In the Clostridia bacterium genome, one interval contains:
- the nuoE gene encoding NADH-quinone oxidoreductase subunit NuoE has protein sequence MEANGCKCEEELFAKLDQVIDQYRGQPSGLIQVLHQAQELFGYLPYEVQERVAEGLGVPLSEVYGVTTFYTFFSLYPKGRHQLKVCKGTACYVRGANNVIDRLEKELGIKPGETTEDRRFSLEVVRCLGACGLGPVMMVDEDVHARLKPDKLPQILSRYE, from the coding sequence CCAGGTTATTGACCAATACCGCGGGCAGCCTAGCGGTTTAATCCAGGTGTTGCACCAAGCCCAAGAGTTGTTTGGGTATCTTCCCTACGAAGTTCAGGAGCGGGTGGCGGAAGGGCTGGGCGTACCCCTTAGTGAGGTTTATGGGGTTACCACCTTTTATACTTTCTTCTCCCTCTATCCAAAGGGAAGGCACCAACTCAAGGTCTGCAAAGGTACTGCCTGTTATGTGCGCGGGGCCAACAACGTCATTGATCGCTTAGAAAAGGAATTGGGCATTAAACCTGGCGAGACCACCGAAGACCGCCGGTTCTCTTTGGAGGTGGTGCGGTGTCTGGGAGCATGTGGCCTAGGGCCGGTAATGATGGTAGATGAGGACGTGCATGCCCGGCTGAAACCCGATAAACTGCCCCAGATCCTGAGTCGGTACGAATAA